One stretch of Corynebacterium auriscanis DNA includes these proteins:
- a CDS encoding bifunctional alanine racemase/tRNA (adenosine(37)-N6)-threonylcarbamoyltransferase complex ATPase subunit type 1 TsaE, translated as MYQPLSVPDEHALAEVVVDLSAIRANVSLFVDAASSAEVMTVVKADAYNHGAVSVARACLEGGATQLGTATVGEALCLREAGITAPITAWMWIPGEDLSAAVRAGITIGVPSLAHAESLVALAQRMAAEQSSDVTAGVEQPANPAAGAGQTGNGAGSGQTGNGAGIGQTGDGAGSNRVVSPNQPISITLMADTGLSRSGITPDQWTAVVELIAQHRDLLDVKGVMSHLASADDSARAAFTDVQNRRFHQAIEVCREHGIHPETNHIANTPAALTRPDLHHQMVRPGVGIYGIDPVVGGSGGNAAQLRPAITFRAKVITTKVIRTGESVSYGGTWTATRDTRTAVVAAGYADGVPRSASGNFQVGIGGKLYPQIGRVCMDQIVVNLGDAHEPTEVEPGQWATIFGEGGISASELAAAAGTIDYEILTMPRGSRVRRRWVGEEREQLSLAYNNGQATAPTPDDMREVGRRIGGQLDAGTVVVLTGPLGAGKTTLTQGIAGGLGVKGRVQSPTFTIVRTHKPGAEDRPGMLHMDAYRLLGADVSDGVEPGRHANREDVLDALEALDIDADLDRAVIVAEWGRGVVEELSNKVLDIEIDRAGDERIVRWEWR; from the coding sequence ATGTATCAGCCGCTGTCCGTCCCCGATGAGCATGCGCTTGCAGAGGTTGTCGTAGACCTTTCTGCAATACGTGCCAATGTTTCTCTTTTTGTCGACGCCGCCTCGTCGGCAGAAGTCATGACAGTGGTCAAGGCGGACGCATATAACCATGGGGCTGTATCCGTGGCCCGCGCGTGCCTCGAAGGGGGTGCCACTCAGTTGGGTACGGCCACGGTGGGCGAGGCGCTGTGCCTGCGCGAAGCTGGGATTACCGCCCCGATAACCGCGTGGATGTGGATCCCGGGGGAGGACCTCAGCGCCGCGGTGCGGGCGGGCATCACCATTGGCGTGCCTTCGTTGGCACATGCCGAATCCTTGGTTGCGTTGGCGCAGCGGATGGCGGCAGAACAATCAAGTGACGTGACCGCAGGGGTGGAACAACCGGCCAATCCCGCTGCGGGGGCAGGACAAACAGGTAACGGGGCGGGGTCAGGACAAACAGGTAACGGGGCGGGGATAGGACAAACAGGTGACGGGGCGGGGTCCAACCGAGTGGTTTCCCCGAACCAGCCGATCTCCATCACTCTCATGGCAGATACGGGGCTTTCTCGGTCGGGGATTACCCCTGACCAATGGACTGCGGTGGTGGAGCTGATCGCGCAGCACCGCGATTTGCTTGATGTCAAGGGGGTGATGAGCCACCTCGCCAGCGCGGATGATTCCGCCCGCGCTGCTTTCACGGATGTGCAAAATCGTCGGTTCCACCAGGCAATAGAGGTGTGCCGGGAGCACGGGATTCATCCCGAAACCAATCACATCGCCAACACCCCGGCGGCGCTGACCCGCCCTGATTTGCATCATCAGATGGTGCGACCCGGGGTGGGGATCTACGGCATTGATCCCGTGGTGGGCGGATCGGGTGGAAACGCTGCGCAGTTGCGACCAGCCATCACGTTCCGCGCCAAGGTGATCACCACAAAGGTCATTCGCACCGGCGAATCTGTTAGCTACGGTGGGACGTGGACGGCCACGCGCGATACTCGAACAGCGGTGGTCGCAGCCGGTTATGCCGATGGTGTGCCACGGTCTGCATCGGGTAATTTCCAGGTGGGTATTGGAGGCAAGCTCTACCCGCAAATTGGGCGCGTGTGTATGGATCAAATTGTGGTGAACCTTGGCGATGCACACGAGCCAACCGAGGTGGAGCCAGGACAATGGGCCACGATCTTCGGTGAAGGTGGAATCAGTGCCAGTGAACTTGCAGCTGCAGCAGGAACGATTGACTATGAAATCCTGACTATGCCTCGTGGGTCTCGAGTGCGGCGTCGGTGGGTGGGGGAAGAAAGAGAACAGCTCAGCCTTGCCTACAACAACGGGCAGGCCACTGCCCCCACCCCCGATGACATGCGAGAAGTTGGTCGCCGGATTGGTGGACAGCTGGATGCAGGAACTGTTGTGGTGCTCACTGGCCCGCTGGGGGCGGGCAAAACCACGCTGACTCAGGGGATAGCCGGCGGTCTCGGAGTGAAGGGGCGGGTTCAGTCGCCTACGTTCACGATCGTGCGGACGCACAAGCCGGGAGCGGAAGATCGACCGGGCATGCTGCACATGGATGCTTACCGGCTGCTCGGTGCTGATGTCTCGGACGGGGTAGAACCCGGCCGGCACGCCAACCGTGAAGACGTGTTGGACGCGCTGGAAGCTTTGGATATCGACGCTGACTTAGACCGTGCCGTGATTGTGGCGGAGTGGGGCCGCGGTGTGGTGGAGGAACTGAGCAATAAGGTTCTCGACATCGAAATTGACCGGGCAGGCGACGAGAGAATTGTGCGCTGGGAGTGGCGCTAA
- the groES gene encoding co-chaperone GroES, whose protein sequence is MANVNIKPLEDRVLVQIVEAETTTASGLVIPDSAKEKPQEATVIAVGPGRWADDDDRIPMDVKEGDTVVFSKYGGTELKYNGEEYLLLSQRDILAVIEK, encoded by the coding sequence GTGGCTAACGTAAACATCAAGCCTCTGGAGGACCGCGTCCTCGTGCAGATCGTTGAGGCGGAGACGACTACCGCTTCCGGTCTGGTCATCCCAGATTCTGCAAAAGAAAAGCCACAAGAGGCTACTGTCATCGCCGTGGGTCCTGGCCGTTGGGCAGACGATGACGATCGCATTCCAATGGACGTTAAGGAAGGCGACACCGTTGTCTTCTCCAAGTACGGTGGCACCGAGCTGAAGTACAACGGCGAAGAGTACTTGCTGCTGAGCCAGCGCGACATCCTCGCCGTCATCGAAAAGTAA
- the tsaD gene encoding tRNA (adenosine(37)-N6)-threonylcarbamoyltransferase complex transferase subunit TsaD has product MCAKGTHHQAGASVILGIESSCDETGVGIVRINREDDPEQPDLHILADQVASSMSEHARFGGVVPEIASRAHLEAMQPTMQAALQQAREVEPDFIKPDAVAATIGPGLAGALLVGAAAAKAYAAAWEVPFLAVNHLGGHVAVDTLVPGVRSHTLDNAIALLVSGGHTQILHVNGVGKPMKELGSTVDDAAGEAYDKVARLLGLGYPGGPIIDRLAHKGNAKAIQFPRGMMRQQDAAYDFSFSGLKTAVARYVEAREAAGETIPVEDVCASFQEAVVDVLTKKALRACADKGAKVLLLGGGVSANRRLRELAAARCASAGVELHVPPLKLCTDNGVMVAALAAHLAKDGIEASELTVGTDPGLEVEVPQVLR; this is encoded by the coding sequence ATGTGTGCGAAGGGAACACATCATCAAGCAGGTGCCAGCGTAATTCTAGGCATCGAGAGTTCGTGTGACGAAACCGGCGTAGGCATCGTTCGTATCAACCGCGAAGATGATCCCGAGCAGCCAGATTTGCACATTCTTGCTGATCAGGTGGCTTCGTCCATGAGTGAACACGCGCGTTTCGGGGGTGTGGTACCCGAGATCGCATCGCGGGCGCACCTGGAGGCCATGCAACCGACCATGCAAGCAGCCCTGCAGCAAGCGCGTGAGGTCGAGCCGGATTTCATTAAGCCAGATGCCGTAGCCGCCACGATTGGCCCCGGGTTGGCGGGTGCGTTGCTGGTGGGTGCTGCCGCTGCGAAGGCGTATGCAGCCGCGTGGGAGGTCCCGTTCTTGGCGGTTAACCACTTGGGTGGACACGTTGCGGTGGACACGTTGGTTCCTGGGGTTCGGTCTCACACCCTCGATAACGCGATCGCACTGCTGGTCAGTGGTGGACATACGCAGATCTTGCACGTCAATGGCGTGGGCAAGCCCATGAAGGAGTTGGGTAGCACGGTCGACGATGCAGCCGGTGAGGCCTATGACAAGGTTGCTCGATTGCTGGGTCTGGGGTATCCGGGTGGTCCGATCATCGACCGGTTGGCGCACAAAGGAAATGCGAAAGCTATTCAGTTCCCGCGAGGCATGATGCGACAGCAGGATGCCGCCTACGATTTTTCCTTCTCCGGATTGAAAACCGCAGTGGCCCGGTATGTGGAAGCGCGGGAAGCAGCTGGGGAAACGATCCCGGTGGAGGACGTGTGTGCGTCCTTCCAAGAGGCTGTTGTGGACGTGCTGACGAAGAAGGCATTACGTGCCTGCGCCGATAAGGGTGCGAAGGTGCTCCTTCTAGGCGGTGGCGTGTCTGCCAACCGGCGCTTGCGTGAATTGGCAGCGGCGCGATGTGCGAGCGCGGGTGTTGAGCTACACGTGCCACCGTTGAAACTATGCACTGACAACGGTGTTATGGTGGCGGCGCTGGCGGCGCACTTGGCGAAAGATGGGATTGAAGCCAGTGAGCTGACCGTGGGAACGGACCCTGGGCTGGAGGTCGAGGTTCCGCAAGTATTGCGTTAG
- the glmS gene encoding glutamine--fructose-6-phosphate transaminase (isomerizing) → MCAIVGYVGKADALKIGLDALERMEYRGYDSAGIAVVEQGEIHLEKKEGKIANLLKKLDEVGREEFSGTTCIGHTRWATHGRPNDVNAHPHRSYDGKAAIVHNGIIENFAALRAEVESHDIEMASETDSEVAAHLLALAYNEGETKGDFQASALAVLDRLEGAFTVLFTHSDHPGTIIAGRRSTPLIVGVGEGEMFIGSDVAAFIDRTKNAVELGQDNAVVITEDGYDVYDFKGNPVEGKPFTIDWDLEAAQKNGFDSFMMKEIHEQPDAVRDTLAGHFVDGRIVLDEQRLSDDDLRNVDKVFVVACGSAYHSGLLAKYAIEHWVRVPVEIEVASEFRYRDPVLDRSTLVLAISQSGETADTLEAVRHARKQGARVLAVCNTNGSQIPRESDAVLYTHAGPEIGVASTKAFLAQVAANYVVGLALAQARGTKYPDEIAEIYKALESMPEKIAKTLELREQIAGLADELGAVRTMLFLGRHVGFPVALEGALKLKELAYIHAEGFAAGELKHGPIALIEDNLPVVVVVPSAVGRPVLHSKIVSNIQEIRARGAKTIVIAEEGDDAVKPFANWLLEIPQSGTLLQPILSTVPLQFLAADIARKCGNEDIDKPRNLAKSVTVE, encoded by the coding sequence ATGTGTGCAATCGTTGGCTATGTAGGTAAGGCGGATGCCCTCAAAATCGGGCTGGACGCGCTTGAGCGAATGGAATACCGCGGTTACGATTCCGCAGGTATTGCCGTCGTCGAACAAGGAGAAATTCACCTCGAGAAGAAAGAAGGCAAAATTGCCAATCTTCTCAAAAAACTGGATGAAGTAGGCCGCGAGGAATTCTCCGGCACCACCTGCATTGGACACACGCGCTGGGCCACTCACGGTCGTCCGAATGACGTCAATGCACACCCCCACCGTTCCTACGATGGCAAAGCCGCCATCGTTCACAATGGCATCATCGAAAATTTCGCAGCGCTGCGTGCCGAGGTGGAATCCCACGACATCGAGATGGCATCCGAAACGGATTCGGAAGTCGCCGCGCACCTGTTGGCTCTCGCCTACAACGAAGGTGAGACCAAGGGCGATTTCCAAGCCTCTGCCTTGGCAGTCCTCGACCGCCTTGAAGGCGCATTCACGGTGCTGTTCACCCACTCCGATCATCCAGGCACCATCATTGCCGGGCGCCGCTCCACCCCACTGATCGTGGGCGTGGGTGAAGGCGAAATGTTCATCGGATCTGACGTCGCTGCCTTCATCGACCGCACCAAGAATGCGGTGGAACTGGGCCAGGACAATGCCGTGGTTATCACCGAAGATGGTTACGACGTTTACGACTTCAAGGGCAACCCCGTTGAGGGCAAGCCTTTCACCATCGATTGGGATCTCGAGGCTGCGCAGAAGAACGGCTTCGATTCCTTCATGATGAAGGAAATTCACGAGCAGCCCGATGCCGTCCGCGACACCTTGGCCGGACACTTCGTTGACGGCCGCATTGTGCTGGACGAACAGCGCCTGTCGGATGATGACCTCCGCAACGTGGATAAGGTCTTCGTTGTCGCCTGTGGCTCCGCGTACCACTCCGGTTTGCTGGCGAAGTACGCCATCGAGCACTGGGTGCGCGTGCCGGTCGAAATCGAGGTGGCCTCCGAATTCCGCTACCGCGATCCCGTGCTGGACCGCTCCACCCTAGTGCTGGCGATTTCCCAGTCCGGTGAAACGGCCGACACGCTGGAAGCTGTTCGCCACGCCCGCAAGCAGGGCGCTCGCGTGCTCGCGGTCTGTAACACCAACGGCTCGCAGATCCCACGTGAATCCGATGCTGTCCTGTACACTCACGCTGGCCCGGAGATCGGGGTGGCGTCGACCAAGGCCTTCCTAGCCCAAGTGGCCGCCAACTATGTCGTGGGCCTGGCGCTGGCACAAGCCCGTGGCACTAAGTATCCAGATGAGATCGCAGAGATCTATAAGGCGCTGGAATCCATGCCGGAGAAGATCGCGAAAACCCTGGAGCTGCGCGAGCAGATCGCGGGTTTGGCGGACGAGCTCGGCGCAGTGCGCACCATGCTATTCCTGGGGCGCCACGTGGGCTTCCCCGTTGCACTGGAAGGTGCGCTGAAGCTTAAGGAGCTGGCCTACATCCACGCAGAAGGCTTCGCTGCCGGCGAGCTGAAGCACGGTCCGATCGCCCTGATCGAGGATAACCTGCCTGTGGTCGTGGTGGTTCCTTCCGCTGTAGGCCGTCCGGTCCTGCACTCCAAGATCGTTTCCAACATTCAAGAAATCCGCGCCCGCGGTGCCAAGACGATCGTCATTGCCGAAGAAGGCGATGATGCCGTGAAGCCATTCGCCAACTGGTTGCTGGAGATCCCGCAGTCGGGTACTTTGCTGCAGCCGATTCTGTCTACGGTCCCGCTACAGTTTTTGGCCGCCGACATTGCCCGCAAGTGCGGAAACGAGGATATCGATAAGCCACGAAACTTGGCGAAATCGGTCACGGTGGAATAG
- the groL gene encoding chaperonin GroEL (60 kDa chaperone family; promotes refolding of misfolded polypeptides especially under stressful conditions; forms two stacked rings of heptamers to form a barrel-shaped 14mer; ends can be capped by GroES; misfolded proteins enter the barrel where they are refolded when GroES binds): MSKLIAFDQEAREGLQKGVHSLADAVKVTLGPRGRNVVLDKAFGGPLVTNDGVTIARDIDLEDPFENLGAQLVKSVAIKTNDIAGDGTTTATLLAQALINEGLRSVAAGANPIALNRGIQVGTERVVELLKELAQPVADSAAVANVATVSSRDEKIGAMVADAFDKVGKDGVVTVEESQSIEDESIVTEGVSFDKGYLSPYFVTDTETGHAVLENPAVLLVREKISSLPDFLPILEQIAKSGKQLMIIAEDVDGEPLQMLVLNAIRKSIKVVAVKSPYFGDRRKAFMDDLAIVTGATVIDKELGHNLSEATLEQLGSARRITVTKDETVIVDGAGSAEAVEERRNQIRNDIERTDSTWDKEKFEERLAKLSGGVAVIRAGGATETEVNERKLRIEDAINAARAATQEGVIAGGGSVLVQIAARIDEMAGDAEGDEAIGLRSLAKALRRPAFWIADNAGLDGAVVVSHITEQENGSGFNAATLEYGNLLEQGIIDPVKVTHSAVVNASSVARMVLTTETAVVDKPEKPAANAGHGHHHH; encoded by the coding sequence ATGTCCAAACTCATCGCTTTTGATCAAGAGGCCCGTGAGGGTCTGCAAAAGGGCGTGCATTCTCTCGCGGATGCAGTCAAGGTAACCCTCGGCCCACGTGGTCGCAATGTGGTTCTCGACAAGGCTTTCGGTGGCCCGCTGGTGACCAACGATGGTGTGACCATCGCCCGAGACATCGACCTTGAGGACCCATTTGAAAACTTGGGTGCCCAGCTGGTGAAGTCCGTCGCCATTAAGACCAATGATATTGCTGGCGACGGCACCACCACTGCAACCCTGCTGGCTCAGGCCCTCATCAATGAAGGTCTGCGCAGCGTTGCTGCCGGGGCCAACCCGATCGCGTTGAACCGCGGTATTCAGGTTGGAACCGAGCGCGTCGTCGAACTGCTTAAGGAGCTGGCGCAGCCAGTAGCCGATAGTGCAGCAGTGGCCAATGTGGCCACCGTGTCTTCTCGTGATGAGAAGATCGGCGCGATGGTTGCCGATGCCTTCGACAAGGTTGGCAAGGACGGTGTAGTGACCGTCGAAGAGTCTCAGTCCATCGAGGACGAGTCCATCGTCACCGAGGGTGTTTCCTTCGACAAGGGTTACCTGTCCCCATACTTCGTGACGGATACCGAGACCGGTCACGCTGTTTTGGAAAACCCTGCTGTCCTGCTGGTTCGAGAGAAGATCTCCTCCCTGCCAGACTTCCTGCCGATCTTGGAGCAGATTGCCAAGTCGGGCAAGCAGCTCATGATCATTGCCGAGGACGTCGATGGCGAGCCACTACAGATGCTGGTGCTCAACGCTATTCGTAAGTCCATCAAGGTTGTAGCAGTGAAGTCCCCTTACTTCGGTGACCGCCGCAAGGCGTTCATGGATGACTTGGCCATCGTTACCGGTGCCACCGTCATCGATAAGGAGCTGGGACACAACCTCTCCGAGGCCACCCTGGAGCAGTTGGGCTCCGCACGCCGGATCACCGTCACCAAGGATGAGACGGTCATCGTTGACGGCGCGGGTTCCGCAGAGGCTGTTGAAGAGCGCCGCAACCAGATTCGCAACGATATCGAGCGCACCGATTCCACGTGGGATAAGGAAAAGTTCGAAGAGCGACTGGCGAAGCTGTCCGGTGGTGTAGCAGTGATCCGCGCTGGTGGCGCCACTGAAACCGAGGTGAACGAGCGCAAGCTGCGCATCGAGGATGCTATCAATGCTGCACGTGCCGCCACCCAGGAAGGTGTGATTGCCGGCGGTGGATCTGTCCTAGTACAGATTGCTGCTCGCATTGACGAGATGGCTGGGGATGCCGAGGGCGACGAGGCCATCGGCCTGCGTTCGCTGGCTAAGGCTCTGCGTCGCCCTGCTTTCTGGATTGCGGATAATGCTGGTCTTGACGGTGCTGTGGTCGTTTCACACATCACCGAGCAGGAAAATGGCTCCGGTTTCAACGCTGCAACACTGGAGTACGGCAACCTGTTGGAGCAGGGAATCATTGATCCAGTGAAGGTAACCCACTCCGCTGTGGTGAACGCATCTTCCGTTGCACGCATGGTTCTGACCACCGAGACCGCAGTGGTTGATAAGCCTGAAAAGCCAGCCGCTAATGCTGGACACGGGCACCACCACCACTAG
- a CDS encoding dienelactone hydrolase family protein, whose protein sequence is MKNLIPTLGKRGPHRVLIGDLNFAGIPGKVYTPAEGKGIPGVAFGHDWRLGVDAYHATLRHLASWGIAVAAPDTEKGWVPNHRGFASDLETALQILAGVRLGNGNVVVQPNNLFLAGHGMGASAAVLAATSRPYDKVAQSQRTPTLKGVMAIYPSDASPSPYEAAKSVSAPGLVLEPGALTNVPSGNAARMAAQWEGDVIYREIEGATHDGFQEKVLRKFLYGTASLEFSKQDLVRALMTGFVLAEDSKKYQEFRETNVKLKGTQTATQHELFSRLPENADLQKQLKALL, encoded by the coding sequence TTGAAAAACCTCATTCCGACTCTCGGGAAGCGCGGGCCGCACCGCGTTCTCATCGGCGACCTTAATTTCGCTGGTATTCCCGGCAAGGTGTACACCCCTGCCGAAGGTAAGGGCATTCCCGGTGTAGCTTTCGGGCATGACTGGCGCTTGGGCGTGGATGCCTACCACGCTACGCTGCGCCACCTTGCGAGCTGGGGCATTGCAGTCGCTGCACCGGATACGGAGAAGGGCTGGGTTCCCAACCACCGCGGCTTTGCTTCGGACTTGGAAACTGCACTGCAGATTTTGGCCGGTGTGCGCCTGGGCAACGGAAATGTAGTTGTCCAGCCCAACAACTTGTTCCTCGCTGGCCACGGCATGGGTGCATCTGCCGCTGTGCTGGCGGCAACTAGCCGTCCTTATGACAAAGTTGCCCAGTCCCAGCGCACCCCCACTCTCAAGGGCGTTATGGCTATCTACCCATCCGATGCCAGCCCTAGCCCATATGAGGCCGCCAAGAGTGTCAGCGCTCCCGGCCTGGTTCTTGAGCCCGGCGCGCTGACCAACGTGCCATCGGGTAACGCGGCCCGCATGGCTGCGCAGTGGGAAGGCGACGTGATTTACCGCGAGATCGAGGGCGCCACACATGATGGTTTCCAGGAGAAGGTATTGCGCAAGTTTTTGTACGGTACCGCCAGCTTGGAATTCTCCAAGCAGGATTTGGTTCGCGCGTTGATGACTGGTTTCGTTCTGGCGGAGGATTCCAAGAAGTACCAGGAGTTCCGCGAGACGAATGTGAAACTCAAGGGAACGCAAACTGCTACCCAGCATGAGCTGTTCTCCCGTTTGCCGGAGAATGCGGATCTGCAAAAGCAGCTGAAGGCTCTGCTTTAA